A single Anatilimnocola floriformis DNA region contains:
- a CDS encoding ABC-three component system protein, protein MKKKSAKKSSPKSQEPQSSKAKLVPMLEPSRPTPVRADQVSSGLSIPPLQRVKLFSPAEWEQFIQEWAHSLKSKYHTVMRCSGAGDMGRDVVGHTGKLSGKKPWDNYQCKHYDHALQPGDVWVELGKLIYYTFIGEFTIPRQYSFVCPYDVGTTLARLLENPDKLKAGVIENWDNHCRTRICGSEIKFTGKMKQYVERFPFEIVSFVPVLKLIEEHRATPWYVYRFGGGLPQRPTPQTPPDSCTALEIPYVAALLLAYSENLGETVEHALIAKWPTLETHFKLSRASFYSAESLRAFSRDHLPEKEFERLQGEIHNGVQETYLDSHADGYQKVRAVTKAAIDMQITDHALLPVLTPPDRRGICHQLANSGQLKWVNSDE, encoded by the coding sequence ATGAAGAAGAAATCCGCAAAGAAGTCATCTCCCAAATCGCAAGAGCCGCAATCGAGCAAGGCAAAGCTCGTCCCAATGCTTGAACCATCGCGGCCAACCCCGGTTCGTGCTGACCAGGTGTCTTCAGGGCTGTCGATCCCGCCTTTACAGCGTGTGAAATTGTTTTCGCCCGCCGAGTGGGAGCAGTTCATTCAAGAATGGGCACACTCCCTGAAGTCCAAGTATCACACGGTCATGCGATGTAGCGGAGCCGGTGACATGGGGCGTGATGTTGTCGGGCACACAGGCAAACTTTCAGGCAAAAAGCCCTGGGACAATTATCAGTGCAAGCACTACGACCATGCTCTACAGCCCGGAGATGTCTGGGTCGAGCTTGGAAAGCTGATCTACTACACCTTCATTGGCGAGTTCACCATTCCCCGCCAATACTCCTTTGTCTGTCCTTACGACGTCGGAACCACGCTGGCTCGACTCCTAGAAAACCCCGACAAGCTAAAGGCAGGCGTGATCGAGAACTGGGACAATCATTGCCGCACTAGGATCTGTGGCTCCGAAATAAAGTTCACTGGGAAAATGAAGCAATACGTTGAACGCTTTCCCTTTGAAATAGTCTCGTTTGTGCCAGTGTTGAAGTTGATTGAAGAGCACCGTGCCACGCCTTGGTATGTCTATCGCTTCGGAGGAGGTCTTCCGCAGAGACCCACCCCACAAACGCCGCCTGACAGCTGCACCGCACTGGAGATTCCATACGTAGCGGCCCTGCTGCTGGCGTATTCCGAAAATCTTGGCGAGACCGTAGAACACGCATTGATCGCAAAGTGGCCGACTTTAGAAACACATTTCAAACTGAGCCGTGCTTCGTTCTATTCTGCGGAGTCGCTCAGGGCCTTTTCCCGCGATCACCTTCCTGAGAAGGAATTCGAGCGTTTGCAAGGCGAGATCCATAATGGAGTTCAAGAGACTTACCTCGACAGCCATGCCGACGGATATCAGAAAGTACGAGCAGTCACGAAGGCGGCAATTGATATGCAGATCACAGACCACGCCCTTCTTCCGGTGCTAACCCCGCCAGATCGCAGAGGCATCTGCCATCAACTTGCTAATTCAGGGCAACTGAAATGGGTGAATTCAGATGAGTAA
- a CDS encoding AAA family ATPase gives MPSKGFHFVRLEAHGRDVKVASLDFGTGLNVISGASDTGKSYLVHCLNFMTGAKEPPKAIPESSGYETLWLEIETWSGETFTLERSLRGKDFRLHKCKINEVDPAADVEELKESRSTGKKRTISQFLLELIGAEGLRLRINAKGEVHSGSFRDFAHLSIINEERIYTEGSPVRATGQFVSKTREESFFRYLLTGIDDSSVISSKDEEETEPYRQARAEAIQQIIESTEDALNELVDAPAEVSSQLEKLRVTIDQTTTSIAVDRDRLRQEQVRRRDLWADIEASTARTELLNRLVNRFALLDEHYKSDSRRLKAMAEAGEYLSQLPLVECPVCGTEDAWGENEDIGQVQRACAAEIQRIEMLRSDLESTVSDIEGQVETLNRGIVRSKRSYDTISQEIEKTLLPAEEVTKEEISQLLEKQVRLEQATALAEQVSRLKAQLEEIRSAAPPASRKRETTEGSQTAASTSETDEFCKVVEKLLGEWKFPETGRVTFSETKQDIVINGKDRASHGKGIRALSYSAFVVGLLRFCRKKKRSHSGIVVLDSPLVAYREPDSQKTVKTANVKENFYRSLAKPVRETQVIIFENEDPPEDVISKITYTHFSGDKTGKHRSGFFPS, from the coding sequence ATGCCTTCAAAAGGTTTCCACTTCGTTCGGCTGGAGGCACATGGCCGTGACGTGAAGGTGGCGTCGTTGGATTTCGGAACAGGCCTCAACGTAATCAGTGGGGCCTCGGACACAGGAAAGTCGTACCTGGTGCACTGCCTGAATTTCATGACGGGTGCGAAGGAGCCACCAAAGGCGATTCCTGAGAGCAGTGGTTACGAGACACTTTGGCTTGAGATCGAAACATGGTCGGGTGAGACCTTTACGTTGGAGCGATCACTTCGGGGCAAAGACTTTCGACTGCACAAGTGCAAAATCAACGAGGTCGATCCGGCGGCCGATGTCGAGGAACTCAAAGAGTCTCGGTCCACTGGAAAGAAGCGAACAATATCGCAATTTCTCCTGGAGTTGATTGGTGCCGAAGGTCTTCGGCTTAGGATCAATGCAAAAGGCGAAGTACATTCGGGCAGTTTTCGTGACTTCGCCCATCTCTCGATCATCAACGAAGAGCGGATCTACACTGAAGGCTCTCCGGTACGAGCTACTGGACAGTTCGTCTCTAAAACTCGCGAGGAATCTTTCTTTCGATATCTGCTCACAGGGATCGACGATAGCAGCGTGATTAGCAGCAAGGACGAGGAGGAGACGGAACCGTATCGCCAGGCACGAGCAGAAGCGATCCAGCAAATAATTGAGTCCACTGAAGATGCACTTAACGAGCTAGTTGACGCCCCAGCAGAAGTCTCGTCGCAACTCGAAAAACTTCGAGTCACTATCGATCAAACAACCACGTCGATCGCTGTAGACAGAGATCGCCTCAGACAAGAGCAGGTGCGAAGGCGGGATCTGTGGGCTGATATTGAAGCATCCACTGCACGCACTGAATTACTCAATAGGTTAGTCAATCGGTTTGCCCTGCTCGACGAACATTACAAAAGTGACTCACGACGGCTAAAAGCCATGGCCGAAGCTGGCGAATACTTGTCGCAGCTTCCACTTGTTGAGTGCCCGGTATGTGGCACGGAGGACGCTTGGGGCGAGAATGAAGATATTGGCCAAGTGCAACGTGCATGTGCCGCGGAAATCCAGCGGATCGAAATGTTGCGGAGTGACCTAGAGAGTACTGTATCTGACATTGAGGGCCAGGTCGAAACTCTGAATCGAGGCATAGTACGCTCGAAGCGAAGCTATGACACAATTTCACAAGAAATTGAGAAGACATTGCTTCCCGCTGAAGAAGTTACTAAAGAGGAAATATCTCAACTTCTGGAGAAGCAAGTTCGGCTTGAACAAGCGACTGCACTGGCTGAGCAGGTGAGTCGACTCAAAGCACAACTTGAAGAGATCAGAAGTGCCGCTCCGCCTGCGAGTCGAAAACGAGAGACAACGGAAGGATCACAAACCGCCGCGAGTACCAGCGAAACAGATGAATTCTGCAAGGTCGTCGAGAAATTGCTCGGAGAGTGGAAGTTCCCCGAAACCGGACGAGTTACGTTCAGCGAAACAAAGCAGGACATCGTCATCAATGGCAAAGATCGAGCCAGTCATGGCAAGGGGATCAGAGCCTTGAGCTATTCCGCATTTGTGGTTGGGCTACTTCGATTCTGTCGAAAGAAAAAACGTAGTCACTCGGGAATTGTGGTACTGGACTCACCACTTGTGGCCTACCGAGAGCCAGATTCGCAGAAAACCGTCAAGACAGCGAATGTCAAGGAGAACTTCTACCGGTCGTTAGCAAAGCCAGTCCGAGAAACGCAGGTCATTATTTTTGAGAATGAAGATCCACCGGAGGACGTGATCTCCAAGATTACTTACACACATTTTTCAGGTGATAAGACGGGCAAGCATCGCTCCGGTTTCTTCCCCAGCTAA
- a CDS encoding PD-(D/E)XK nuclease family protein: MRSRPHWSYSSISQYLRCPLQYYFQRVLGLPTKSASSDLILGSAVHEALASYHLALQTSEFDSPSSITDRFCSAWKEREASEVVVYREGDTRDDCLNKGVHLLETYLREPPPERIVEIEREFLVPLYNSRGEYLETPLIAVTDLITKDENDILKVNEFKTSGRAYSESDVSTSLQPTCYAHAVHEHFGQEPIVDYVILVKTKTPKVQRLTTTRYLSDFGRLGDVVQAIDRAIDVGIFYPVESPMNCASCSFREHCRGWGKPVEQVEAVRQEVAAIEELACSPN, encoded by the coding sequence ATGCGGAGTCGCCCGCACTGGAGTTACAGCTCCATCAGCCAATACCTTCGATGTCCGCTTCAGTACTATTTTCAGCGAGTGCTGGGTCTGCCCACAAAGTCGGCCAGCAGCGACTTGATCCTGGGTTCCGCCGTCCACGAAGCACTAGCCAGCTATCACCTGGCGTTGCAGACGAGTGAGTTCGACTCACCTTCTTCGATTACCGACCGGTTCTGTTCTGCTTGGAAAGAACGCGAGGCGTCCGAAGTGGTCGTTTATCGGGAAGGTGACACGCGTGACGACTGCCTGAACAAAGGCGTGCATCTACTTGAGACATACCTCAGAGAGCCCCCGCCGGAACGAATCGTGGAAATCGAACGAGAGTTTTTGGTACCGCTTTATAACAGCCGAGGCGAGTACCTGGAAACTCCGCTCATCGCAGTGACTGACCTGATCACGAAGGATGAGAACGACATCCTGAAGGTGAATGAGTTCAAAACCAGCGGGCGAGCCTATTCTGAATCAGACGTGTCAACGTCGCTGCAGCCGACCTGCTATGCCCATGCGGTGCATGAACACTTCGGCCAGGAACCTATCGTCGACTACGTGATACTTGTTAAGACAAAGACGCCAAAGGTCCAACGGCTGACGACGACTCGATACCTCAGCGACTTCGGCCGACTGGGAGACGTTGTTCAAGCCATCGACCGGGCCATTGACGTTGGCATCTTCTACCCGGTTGAGAGTCCCATGAACTGTGCATCGTGTTCCTTTCGTGAACATTGCCGTGGCTGGGGTAAGCCGGTCGAACAGGTCGAGGCTGTCCGG
- a CDS encoding DUF932 domain-containing protein codes for MAHNLATTNGNSAMMYTGEVPWHRLGTKLDQPATAREAIEAAGLNYRVDLKPLATTEGTSVPQRKGVVRADTGDVLGVVGNSYVPVQNYQAFGFLDAVVAECGLRYHTAGALGKGERIWLLAKLPSQIRVKGGDDVVDKFLLLSNTHDGTTALRVYFTPIRVVCQNTLNLAEGRGIGQGIAIMHKGDLHTKIQEAQRVLGLAERFYDDAQAKIEILAEHSPTADQLQSYFESIYPDPADADNSRARKVRENLTRLFESGIGLDMPDIRGTTWAAYNAVTEWVDHHRPTRSKNALDRASRRLDSSWFGSGAKVKAKAWNEALTLAMAG; via the coding sequence ATGGCCCACAATCTCGCTACCACGAACGGCAATTCGGCAATGATGTATACGGGCGAGGTGCCCTGGCATCGCTTGGGAACGAAACTCGACCAGCCTGCAACAGCTCGGGAAGCGATCGAAGCAGCAGGACTGAATTACCGTGTTGACCTGAAGCCCCTGGCAACAACCGAAGGCACTTCAGTTCCACAACGGAAGGGTGTGGTTCGGGCTGATACCGGCGACGTTCTTGGCGTCGTGGGCAATAGCTACGTGCCGGTGCAGAACTACCAGGCATTTGGATTTCTTGACGCTGTGGTTGCCGAGTGCGGCCTACGGTATCACACGGCGGGAGCCCTGGGGAAGGGTGAGCGAATCTGGCTTCTAGCCAAGCTGCCGAGCCAGATCCGAGTGAAGGGTGGCGATGATGTCGTGGACAAGTTCCTGTTGCTCAGCAACACGCACGACGGTACGACCGCTCTTCGCGTCTACTTCACCCCGATTCGTGTCGTCTGCCAGAACACCTTGAACCTGGCTGAAGGGCGGGGAATTGGGCAAGGCATTGCGATCATGCACAAGGGCGACCTGCACACCAAGATTCAGGAAGCTCAACGAGTGCTGGGGCTGGCAGAACGATTCTACGACGACGCCCAGGCCAAAATCGAGATCCTCGCAGAACATAGTCCGACGGCCGATCAATTGCAGTCCTACTTCGAATCCATCTATCCCGACCCGGCTGATGCAGATAATTCACGGGCTCGAAAAGTTCGAGAGAATCTGACACGGCTTTTCGAATCGGGCATTGGGCTCGACATGCCCGACATCAGGGGAACGACTTGGGCAGCCTACAACGCAGTCACTGAATGGGTTGACCACCACCGCCCCACCCGTTCGAAGAACGCACTTGACCGGGCAAGTCGGCGACTTGATTCGTCTTGGTTCGGGAGTGGGGCCAAGGTGAAAGCCAAGGCTTGGAACGAAGCTCTGACACTCGCGATGGCCGGATAG
- a CDS encoding ABC-three component system middle component 2 encodes MSNDFSSSTTAGQLTASRGPFNSPVESGLRALCLLYEAFPEGFDTQRMVFFDYLTVHSGDIEEGPQSLHPATPFRSNEWVVRRRLVDQGLRLLMERGLVAPEFSDTGIRFLATESAGAFVACLTEEYTEQLKLRAKWVVATFGDTEEGELNDFFTRHLDRWGAEFESLGDWSGEE; translated from the coding sequence ATGAGTAACGACTTCAGTTCATCTACGACTGCAGGGCAATTAACGGCTTCTCGAGGGCCATTTAACTCACCAGTAGAGAGCGGCCTGAGAGCCTTGTGCCTGCTCTACGAAGCATTTCCTGAAGGCTTCGACACTCAGCGGATGGTTTTCTTTGATTATCTGACAGTCCATTCTGGCGACATCGAGGAAGGACCTCAGAGCCTGCACCCGGCGACGCCGTTCCGTTCAAATGAGTGGGTTGTGCGAAGGAGACTTGTTGATCAGGGGCTTCGCCTCCTAATGGAGCGAGGACTCGTCGCACCAGAGTTCAGTGACACTGGAATTCGCTTTTTGGCTACGGAGTCTGCTGGGGCGTTTGTTGCATGTCTAACTGAAGAATACACCGAACAGTTGAAGCTGAGAGCAAAGTGGGTGGTGGCGACTTTCGGCGACACCGAAGAAGGCGAGCTGAACGACTTTTTTACTCGTCATCTGGACCGCTGGGGTGCTGAATTTGAGTCTCTAGGCGACTGGAGTGGAGAGGAATAA
- a CDS encoding AAA domain-containing protein: MVDDQVSIAQAAGPSGIDAGFKPARFVVELGLPPAEESLLSDAKSAVRQEFRDCSKWKRLRCRKVSIIAEKGRGTIYALHVGSSVEFDWTWEGATAFRPQAVPDDGDGRVDMADFEDSPVEESSLWSGEVLEVDERSGCLFISLTNPENPPTVGSFFVRPFDFLGVLDAIYHEPRFELIHEELRRRLAATAGGIHPPVAQAEMVGLPKLRDWWQHSWSVLWGPPGTGKTYTTGQQIAGVLLDKHERVLVVSTTNRATDAVALSIGRAARVESNAALEAGELLRIGKGASFQAFRDASLEPMLRGTETEILSQIDGLAQQLPLFDAWEDKALTRKQITELRTNGNDQSKRIFVDPAVRVVVATAFKATSYLDHDLIRKMIEEGEAPFTTIFIDEAGLISRAAVAALSLLASRRIVLVGDSKQLAPISRISRILPTRQETWLANSGVSHLNNIEATPTAVHVLSEQHRMHPDVCKVVSDFQYGGVLTTALETSRRESKLPRLLAKDSRAIWYVLDEEDTDLASIRAERGPGNRSWVRGVTLGILSKLFHDPVMRQSQGLFISPYKAQANAVSKWLAAEGISSWEASTVHSQQGSEADIVVFDTVNAGSCNWPPDEWKRLINVGLSRAKEAVILLASRNEMEEPHLRPLLASMSPRVLSRRGGQDQWETVSTARPKAKATTSPDSPNNLGGQIAKRQSMQPVLSHEQQRLSNLELDGKPRLVRGVAGSGKTLVLSNWLAKTAKRLAKEQDVRIWAVYANRSLHKLLRESIEAAWQGSGNNVMFPWEKVSLLHVKDVLAGILPSVSLSMDNFEFEYDRAAEEFLNRQEEATMLPRCQALFIDEAQDMGPNTLRLLLSLVEQTDADDRNSRSAHIFFDNAQNIYGRKTPKWSEFGLDMRGRSTILKESFRSTNPITELAVNLLHRLTPDVDLHDHNELVSLGLIERTQRNGQEWLQVRFNQVHGPKPIFRRFDNRDLEMAALGNHIAHLVTKEGVAAADICLIYNGKSVIRLLETKLAPRLSKIGIELSVQTNRPFERQPNTLLVTTSHSYKGYDAEVVLIPCSDQYTTQDGQVLAANLYVAMTRARSWLGIYSLNSNDSAVSRLNDAIESCVETLSTPAAVDLTSSKQDDFLELLERIGSEHRKWLLSLWNEFGITQEPIFDERGKLIAQPLFWLTREGQRHACFPPGDLHANADETLRQHGILRLSIGELL, encoded by the coding sequence ATGGTTGATGATCAAGTCTCTATTGCTCAAGCGGCAGGGCCATCGGGGATCGACGCCGGTTTCAAACCAGCCCGATTCGTCGTTGAGCTTGGCCTTCCACCAGCTGAAGAATCTCTCCTCTCTGACGCCAAATCAGCGGTTCGACAGGAGTTCCGTGACTGCTCGAAATGGAAGCGGTTGCGGTGCCGGAAGGTAAGCATCATTGCCGAGAAGGGGCGAGGCACCATCTACGCCCTCCATGTCGGCAGTTCCGTGGAGTTCGACTGGACTTGGGAGGGAGCCACGGCGTTTCGGCCGCAAGCCGTTCCCGATGACGGCGATGGTCGAGTCGACATGGCCGACTTTGAGGATTCGCCGGTAGAGGAATCATCATTGTGGTCAGGCGAAGTCCTGGAAGTTGATGAACGGAGCGGCTGTCTATTTATCAGCCTCACCAATCCTGAGAACCCGCCTACCGTGGGTTCCTTCTTTGTCCGCCCGTTTGATTTTCTGGGCGTCCTAGACGCGATCTATCACGAGCCACGCTTTGAACTGATTCATGAGGAGCTTCGACGCAGACTGGCAGCTACAGCAGGAGGCATTCACCCACCTGTAGCACAGGCTGAAATGGTAGGCCTACCGAAGCTTCGAGACTGGTGGCAGCACTCTTGGAGTGTTCTTTGGGGTCCACCGGGAACTGGCAAGACGTATACGACAGGTCAGCAGATCGCTGGCGTCTTGCTCGACAAACACGAGAGGGTGCTCGTGGTATCGACCACGAATAGGGCAACCGACGCTGTTGCGTTGTCAATTGGAAGGGCCGCTCGTGTGGAGTCCAACGCCGCTCTGGAAGCAGGCGAACTTCTTCGGATTGGGAAGGGAGCATCATTCCAGGCCTTTCGCGATGCTTCGCTGGAGCCAATGCTACGAGGCACCGAAACCGAAATCCTTTCGCAAATCGACGGATTAGCCCAGCAACTTCCTCTCTTCGATGCCTGGGAAGACAAGGCTCTCACGCGGAAACAGATCACAGAATTGAGAACTAACGGTAACGATCAAAGCAAACGCATCTTCGTTGACCCAGCAGTGCGGGTGGTTGTAGCTACTGCATTCAAAGCCACGAGCTACCTGGATCATGATCTGATTCGCAAGATGATCGAAGAGGGTGAAGCTCCCTTCACGACCATCTTCATCGATGAAGCTGGTCTGATTTCACGTGCTGCAGTTGCTGCTCTCTCGTTGCTCGCCAGCCGCCGCATTGTCCTTGTTGGAGACTCAAAGCAACTTGCCCCAATCAGCCGCATCTCACGAATTCTGCCTACTCGCCAGGAGACATGGTTAGCGAATAGCGGCGTCAGCCATCTCAACAATATCGAGGCCACGCCCACTGCCGTTCATGTACTTTCAGAACAGCATCGGATGCACCCCGACGTCTGCAAAGTGGTCTCCGATTTTCAATACGGTGGAGTGCTGACTACGGCACTGGAAACGAGTCGTCGCGAATCGAAGCTTCCCCGGCTGTTGGCCAAGGATTCACGGGCAATCTGGTATGTGCTCGATGAAGAAGATACGGACCTGGCATCCATCCGTGCAGAGAGGGGGCCGGGAAATCGAAGCTGGGTACGCGGCGTGACCTTGGGCATCCTGTCCAAGCTATTCCATGATCCGGTGATGCGACAGTCGCAGGGTCTGTTCATCTCGCCCTACAAAGCACAGGCCAATGCAGTTTCGAAGTGGCTGGCTGCCGAAGGAATCAGTTCTTGGGAAGCTTCGACGGTACATAGTCAACAAGGATCGGAAGCAGACATAGTCGTCTTCGATACGGTGAATGCCGGTAGCTGTAATTGGCCACCTGATGAATGGAAGCGGCTCATCAATGTTGGCTTGAGCCGAGCGAAAGAGGCGGTCATCCTTCTCGCTAGTCGCAATGAAATGGAAGAGCCCCATTTGCGGCCACTGCTAGCCTCAATGTCGCCAAGAGTACTTTCCAGACGAGGGGGCCAAGACCAATGGGAAACGGTAAGTACTGCTCGTCCGAAGGCGAAGGCGACTACATCGCCGGACTCTCCCAACAACCTGGGCGGACAGATTGCCAAACGCCAGTCGATGCAGCCGGTTCTTTCGCATGAACAACAGCGGCTCAGCAATCTCGAACTTGATGGCAAGCCACGACTAGTGAGAGGCGTTGCCGGAAGCGGCAAAACCCTGGTCCTCTCGAACTGGCTCGCGAAGACGGCTAAACGCCTGGCCAAGGAACAGGATGTTCGGATTTGGGCCGTTTATGCCAATCGTTCCCTCCACAAATTGCTGCGTGAGTCCATTGAGGCGGCATGGCAAGGCAGTGGAAATAACGTCATGTTTCCCTGGGAAAAAGTGTCGCTGCTACACGTGAAGGACGTACTAGCCGGCATTCTTCCGAGTGTCTCCTTATCGATGGATAACTTCGAGTTTGAATACGATCGAGCCGCCGAGGAATTCCTGAACCGGCAGGAAGAGGCTACGATGCTCCCCCGTTGCCAAGCTCTCTTTATCGATGAAGCACAAGACATGGGGCCGAATACACTCCGCCTCTTGTTGTCGCTAGTTGAGCAGACGGACGCAGACGATAGGAACAGTCGCTCCGCTCACATCTTTTTCGACAATGCTCAGAATATCTATGGAAGGAAGACACCCAAATGGTCCGAGTTCGGGCTCGACATGCGTGGCCGTTCGACCATCCTGAAGGAGAGCTTCCGCTCAACGAATCCGATTACGGAACTGGCAGTAAACCTCCTCCATCGACTTACTCCGGACGTTGATTTGCACGACCATAACGAACTTGTCTCACTTGGTCTGATCGAACGGACACAGCGTAACGGTCAGGAATGGCTGCAAGTTCGGTTCAACCAAGTACACGGTCCCAAGCCTATATTCAGACGATTTGATAACCGCGACCTGGAAATGGCAGCACTCGGGAACCACATTGCTCACCTCGTCACCAAAGAAGGGGTTGCTGCTGCGGACATTTGCCTGATCTATAACGGGAAGTCCGTGATTCGGCTACTTGAAACAAAGCTCGCTCCAAGATTATCGAAAATCGGTATCGAGCTATCCGTCCAGACCAACCGGCCTTTTGAGCGTCAACCGAACACCTTGCTTGTCACGACTTCTCACTCGTACAAAGGCTATGACGCGGAGGTCGTTTTGATCCCCTGTTCAGACCAGTACACGACGCAAGATGGCCAAGTCCTGGCCGCGAATCTCTATGTCGCAATGACCCGAGCGAGGTCTTGGCTGGGGATCTACTCATTGAACAGCAATGATTCAGCCGTTTCGCGTCTCAATGACGCAATCGAGTCGTGCGTCGAGACGTTGAGCACTCCTGCTGCAGTCGATCTAACAAGTAGTAAGCAGGATGACTTTTTGGAACTTTTGGAGCGAATTGGTTCGGAACACCGCAAATGGCTCCTATCGCTGTGGAACGAGTTCGGCATCACGCAGGAGCCGATCTTTGATGAACGGGGGAAGTTAATTGCCCAGCCACTATTCTGGCTAACCAGGGAAGGACAACGGCATGCGTGTTTCCCACCTGGAGACCTGCATGCGAATGCGGACGAGACGCTCCGTCAACACGGCATTCTAAGGCTCTCTATCGGCGAACTGCTTTAA
- a CDS encoding RES domain-containing protein, which yields MKLKDFLSHAEIKLPITRDSDDFQAFVETKLDQYLALVKGLSDPADIAAMIKARLTDIEGFCNAAKEVIKATLAGHPHDAYSHFITAVTPLMDCIDEHTLSAVPGDLGCLYRVRRQSSPSLTREEMFHIPFEKRHLVATQRYSIPGLPCLYLAGSLYTCWAEMGRPPFHELHAAAYWLKKSAKVKILNLSNRPARVLLYLDPDGNPPLDAHIRRLVANHVVLWPLLAMCSLVVKHRDSPYKPEYIFPQTILQWITKEHEFDGVCYFSTHVDAVTSIPLPPCNFVFPARQIKAKGRCGHLRSIFKMTSPHGWQLLSAIQAGEGMPGGVIPIFDFVFVDGRKEPYHATEFGGVQAKLNKLARDIRYTNESGDPALGDLAD from the coding sequence ATGAAACTCAAGGACTTTCTTTCTCACGCCGAAATCAAGCTTCCGATCACGCGAGACTCGGATGACTTTCAGGCTTTCGTAGAGACCAAGCTTGATCAATACCTTGCTTTGGTGAAGGGCCTGAGTGATCCTGCCGATATTGCTGCGATGATCAAAGCCCGTTTAACGGATATTGAGGGCTTTTGTAACGCTGCGAAGGAAGTGATTAAAGCCACGCTTGCTGGTCATCCCCATGATGCCTATAGCCATTTCATAACAGCAGTCACACCGCTTATGGACTGCATTGACGAACACACTCTGTCGGCGGTTCCTGGGGATCTAGGTTGCTTGTACCGCGTGCGAAGGCAATCGTCGCCATCGCTAACAAGAGAGGAGATGTTCCATATACCTTTTGAGAAGCGACATTTGGTAGCAACCCAGCGTTACAGCATTCCAGGACTTCCGTGTCTCTACTTGGCAGGCTCGCTCTACACCTGTTGGGCGGAAATGGGCAGACCACCATTCCATGAACTGCACGCGGCTGCATACTGGCTCAAAAAATCTGCCAAAGTCAAAATTCTTAATCTCAGCAATCGGCCGGCCCGAGTGCTGCTCTACCTTGATCCCGATGGAAATCCCCCACTCGACGCCCACATTCGGAGGCTAGTCGCCAACCATGTAGTTCTATGGCCATTGCTCGCAATGTGTTCTCTTGTTGTGAAGCATCGAGATTCCCCTTACAAACCAGAGTACATTTTTCCTCAGACAATCCTGCAGTGGATAACCAAAGAACACGAGTTTGATGGAGTGTGTTACTTTTCTACCCACGTGGACGCCGTGACCAGTATTCCGCTTCCCCCTTGTAACTTTGTCTTTCCGGCCCGTCAGATCAAGGCTAAAGGTAGGTGTGGCCATCTTCGCAGTATATTTAAGATGACTTCCCCCCATGGCTGGCAGCTACTGAGTGCGATTCAGGCGGGCGAAGGTATGCCCGGCGGTGTGATTCCCATTTTTGACTTCGTTTTTGTCGACGGTCGTAAAGAGCCTTATCACGCTACTGAGTTTGGCGGCGTGCAGGCGAAGCTAAATAAACTTGCCCGCGATATCAGGTATACGAACGAAAGCGGGGATCCGGCCCTTGGTGACCTAGCAGACTGA